The stretch of DNA CCAGCAGGCAGCCGAAGCCCAAGCAGCGCGCGACCAGGCAGCCGAAGCCGAAGCCGAAGCCGCAGTCGCAGCCGCAGCCGCAGCCGAGCAGGCGGCGCGGGAGCGGCACACGGCAGAGGCCCAGCGCGCGGCGCGGGAGCAGCGGACGGCGGGAGCCCAGCCGCCAGCCGAGAGCGGCGAGCCCGCGCCCGGGAGCGACGAGCCCGCGCCCGAGAACAGTGAGCCACTGCCCGAGAGCAGTGAACCCGCGCCCGAGAACAGCCAGCCCGCGCCCGAGAACAGCGAGCAGGATCCCAAGAGCCGCACCCCGAAGACGGCCCCGCAGTCCGGCCAGACGCCGGAGCCCGGGACACGGACACCGGAAACCGGGGCGCCGGAGACAGGAACAGCGGAGACAGGAACAGCGGAGACAGGAACACCGGAGGTCGGGGCGCCGGAGACAGGGACACCGGAAACCGGGGCGCCGGAGACCGGGGCCGGGGAGACCGGGAAAGGGAAGGCCCATCACCCGTCGCCGGGCCAGGCGCCCCCGTCCGGAGAGGGGCAGCAGTGAACCTCGCAGCGGCAACAGCCACGTCCGTCACTTCAGCCGTATCTGCGGCATCCACGGCGGCATCCACGGCGGCATCAAGGGCGGGGACCGCCCCGCAGGGGTTCCTCTCGCCGACCGGCGTCGAGATCGCCTTCGTCCTCGTCGGGATCGTCACCTTCGGCGCGGCCGTCGTCACCGTCACCACACGGCAGCTGGTGCACGCGGCCCTGTGGCTCGTCGTGACGCTCGGCGGGCTCGCCGTCGAATACCTCCTCCTCACCGCCGAGTTCATCGCCTGGGTACAGGTCCTCATCTACGTCGGTTCCGTCGTCGTGCTCCTCCTCTTCGGACTGATGCTCACCAAGGCACCCATAGGCCGGTCACCGGACGCCGACTCGGCCAACCGACCCGCCGCACTGGTCGTGGCCCTCGCCGCCGCAGTCGCCCTCGTCTGGGTGGTCACGGACGCCTTCCGTACCACCTGGATCGACCTGCACGGAGCCGTCCAGGGGTCCACCGCCGTCACCGGCTCCTTCCTCTTCCGGCACTGGGTACTGCCCTTCGAGGCGCTGTCCGTACTGCTCCTCGCCGCACTGGTCGGTGCGATCGTGCTCTCCCGCAAGAACGCCAGGAACACCCCGGACGGCAAGCAGAAGAGCCGACCGAGGACCGGACCGTCCGGCTCCGGAGTCACCCGGTCCAGGCACACGCCGTCCCCGTCCACGCGAGCCGCACGCGGGCGATCCACGCCTACGCCCTCCACCCGAGCCCCACGGCCCGCCGCCACCGCCGAGCCCGCCCGTAAGCCCCCCGAGCCCGCCCGTAAGCCCCCAGAGGGAGAGCGCTGATGCACCTCGCCTATCCCGCCGTGCTCTCGGCCCTCCTCTTCTGCACCGGTCTCTACGGTGTGCTGGCCCGCCGCAACGCGATCCTGATCCTCATGTCGGTCGAGCTGATGCTCAACGCCGTCAACCTCAACCTCGTCGCCTTCGACGTCTGGCTCCGTGACACCCTCCACTCCGGTCAGGCCCTGACTCTCTTCACCATCGCCATCGCCGCGGCCGAGATCGGTATCGGCCTCGCGATCGTCCTCGCCGTCCACCGAGGACGTGGCACCTCCGACATCGACCGGCTCCGTGACACCGCCGAGGGCCCCCACGACGACACGGACCCCGACGCGACCGGCGACTCCGCCCCCGCGATCGCGGCGAAGAATGCCGAGGCCGCCGCGTGAGCACCACGACCCTCGCCGTCCTCGTCCCCCTCCTGCCGTTCCTCGGCGCCGTCGCCGGCCTCCTCTGCGGCGGCAGGGCTCCCGGTTTCGTACGCCCCCTCGCCGTACTGCCCGTCCTCGCCTCCGCCGTACTGGCCGCGGTCACCGCCGCCCGGCAGGGCGGTGACGCCGCGATCGACGCGTCGACCCGGCTCACCCCCACCGGCTCGGTCCCCATCGACCTCGCGCTGCACCTGGACGGCTTCGCCGTGCTCGTCGCCGTACTCGTCGCGGCCGTAGCGACCTGCGTGCAGCTCTATTCGACCGGCTACCTCCGCGAGGACCCGCGCTACCCCTCGTACGCCGCTCTCGTCTCCCTCTTCACCTCCGCGATGCTGCTCGTCGTCTACTCGGGCGACCTGATGGTGCTGCTCGTCGGCTGGGAAGTCATGGGCATCTGCTCGTACTTCCTCGTCGGCCACTACTGGGAGACCCCGGAGGCCCGTGCCGCCTCCCTCAAGGCCTTCCTCGTCACCAAACTCGGCGATGTCCCCTTCCTGATCGGTCTCTTCGCACTCGCCGCCGACACCGGCTCGTTCCGCATCACGACGATCCTCGCCAAGATCGCCGACGGCGGACTCGACCATCCGACGCTGATCGCCCTGCTGCTGCTCGCGGGAGTGGCCGGTAAATCGGCACAGTTCCCCCTGCACACCTGGCTGCCCGACGCGATGGCGGGCCCCACTCCCGTCTCCGCGCTGATCCACGCCGCCACGATGGTCGCGGCCGGTGTCTACTTCGTGGCCCGTCTCCTCCCCGTCTTCACCGCGTCCGGCGCCGCCCTGGTCGTCCTCGCCGTCATGGCCGCCCTCACCATGGCCGGCTCCGCTCTCGCCGCACTCGCCCAGGACGACATCAAACGCGTCCTCGCCTACTCGACCGTCGGCCAGCTCGGCTACATGACGGGCGCCCTCGCCGTCGGCGACCGCGGCGCCGCCGTCTTCCACCTCCTCTCGCACGGTGCCTTCAAGGCCCTGCTCTTCCTCGCCGCCGGCGTGATCATCCACGCCTCGGGCACCAACTCACTGGCCGCCATGTCCCGCATGAGCGGCCTGCGCCGCCGCATCCCCGACGCCTACTGGACGATGACCGTCGCGCTGCTCGCGCTCGCCGCGATCCCGCCGTTCAGCGGCTTCTTCTCCAAGGAAGCCGTACTAGGGGCCGCCGAACACGCCGCCACAGGAAGCGAGACAGGCGTCCCCGGCGCCGCCGGCTGGATCGTTCTTGTCGCGGGACTGCTCACCGCCCTGATCACCGGCGCCTACGCGACCAGGCTGTGGCTCCTCGCCTTCCACCCCGCCCACGAGAACCGGACCGAGGGCGGGGGAGCCCCCACCACCGGCCGACCGGAACCTGCTACCGGCCGTTCGGTCACAGGTCATCCAGCCACCGACCACCCCGGCGAGGCGACTCAGGCGACTCAGGAGGCCCGAGCAGCCCAGACGGCCCAGACGGCCCAGACGGCCCAGACACTCCAAGAGGCCCCCGGCCACGACGAGAAGCAGCCCGTGGTCATGAACGCCGTCCTGTGGATTCTCGCCGTCCCCTCCCTCCTCTTCGGTCTGACCGTCGGTGTACTGCCCCACTGGTTCGGCGGCCACTCGCTCGCCCCGACACTCACCACCTCCGTCCTCGGCACCGGCGTGGCGGCCGTCGGCGCGCTGGTCACCTTCGGTGCCTGGCGGCACACCACGGCCCTCGCCCCGGCGCTGCCCATGGGCGCCGTGGCGGCCCACCCCGAGGCCGACCCCGCCCTCTCCGAGGAGGAGGCCATCGCCCGCCACACCGCCG from Streptomyces tsukubensis encodes:
- a CDS encoding NADH-quinone oxidoreductase subunit J, whose product is MNLAAATATSVTSAVSAASTAASTAASRAGTAPQGFLSPTGVEIAFVLVGIVTFGAAVVTVTTRQLVHAALWLVVTLGGLAVEYLLLTAEFIAWVQVLIYVGSVVVLLLFGLMLTKAPIGRSPDADSANRPAALVVALAAAVALVWVVTDAFRTTWIDLHGAVQGSTAVTGSFLFRHWVLPFEALSVLLLAALVGAIVLSRKNARNTPDGKQKSRPRTGPSGSGVTRSRHTPSPSTRAARGRSTPTPSTRAPRPAATAEPARKPPEPARKPPEGER
- the nuoK gene encoding NADH-quinone oxidoreductase subunit NuoK, translated to MHLAYPAVLSALLFCTGLYGVLARRNAILILMSVELMLNAVNLNLVAFDVWLRDTLHSGQALTLFTIAIAAAEIGIGLAIVLAVHRGRGTSDIDRLRDTAEGPHDDTDPDATGDSAPAIAAKNAEAAA
- a CDS encoding NADH-quinone oxidoreductase subunit 5 family protein, with amino-acid sequence MSTTTLAVLVPLLPFLGAVAGLLCGGRAPGFVRPLAVLPVLASAVLAAVTAARQGGDAAIDASTRLTPTGSVPIDLALHLDGFAVLVAVLVAAVATCVQLYSTGYLREDPRYPSYAALVSLFTSAMLLVVYSGDLMVLLVGWEVMGICSYFLVGHYWETPEARAASLKAFLVTKLGDVPFLIGLFALAADTGSFRITTILAKIADGGLDHPTLIALLLLAGVAGKSAQFPLHTWLPDAMAGPTPVSALIHAATMVAAGVYFVARLLPVFTASGAALVVLAVMAALTMAGSALAALAQDDIKRVLAYSTVGQLGYMTGALAVGDRGAAVFHLLSHGAFKALLFLAAGVIIHASGTNSLAAMSRMSGLRRRIPDAYWTMTVALLALAAIPPFSGFFSKEAVLGAAEHAATGSETGVPGAAGWIVLVAGLLTALITGAYATRLWLLAFHPAHENRTEGGGAPTTGRPEPATGRSVTGHPATDHPGEATQATQEARAAQTAQTAQTAQTLQEAPGHDEKQPVVMNAVLWILAVPSLLFGLTVGVLPHWFGGHSLAPTLTTSVLGTGVAAVGALVTFGAWRHTTALAPALPMGAVAAHPEADPALSEEEAIARHTAVYGNIASAPDPADPGRLLLGPLHRHAAAGFHLDAVYETLFVRAVRAAAELVRFLDRTVVDTYVRGAAAVPRLLGAAVRRAQTGNVQTYLSALLAGSVVLAVAAVLVAAAGA